A portion of the Acidimicrobiales bacterium genome contains these proteins:
- a CDS encoding zf-HC2 domain-containing protein, translated as MTDDLDATAHLGDALSALADGQLPADDADAARAHVAACATCAAELLAVEQVRALVRGLGPVEPRRPLVAAVPQVGRTSRLAGVAAVAAAAAALLALSGVEPDVGRAPQVASLVQVHATSPVNADPMSQIAPAAIPVSLER; from the coding sequence ATGACCGACGACCTCGACGCCACGGCCCACCTGGGCGACGCCCTGAGCGCGCTGGCCGACGGCCAGCTGCCGGCCGACGACGCCGACGCCGCCCGGGCCCACGTGGCGGCGTGCGCGACCTGCGCCGCCGAGCTGCTCGCCGTCGAGCAGGTGCGCGCCCTCGTGCGGGGGCTGGGCCCGGTCGAGCCCCGCCGGCCCCTGGTGGCCGCCGTACCGCAGGTGGGCCGCACCAGCCGGCTGGCCGGGGTGGCCGCCGTGGCCGCCGCCGCCGCCGCCCTGCTGGCCCTGTCCGGCGTCGAGCCGGACGTGGGGCGGGCGCCCCAGGTGGCGAGCCTGGTGCAGGTGCACGCCACCTCGCCGGTCAACGCCGACCCGATGAGCCAGATCGCCCCGGCGGCCATCCCGGTGTCGCTCGAACGGTGA